A stretch of bacterium DNA encodes these proteins:
- a CDS encoding winged helix-turn-helix domain-containing protein: MLNGIITSKTKINLLVKLFLNPAMKAYLRELATEFDVSTNSVRTELNTLTENNILIAERDGRSVYYRANTKHPLFPELSSMVRKITGIDELVSSVIERLGRLEAAYLSGDYARGQDSGIIDMVLIGDIDLEQLDDVIVKTERYIKRKIRTLILLQNEFDQLLEKGSLGPVMKLWDKKTHGEL, translated from the coding sequence ATGTTAAATGGAATAATTACATCCAAAACCAAGATAAACCTCCTGGTAAAGCTGTTCCTGAACCCGGCCATGAAAGCCTACCTGCGGGAACTGGCCACCGAGTTCGATGTTTCCACGAACTCGGTGAGGACGGAGCTAAACACCCTGACCGAAAACAACATCCTCATCGCCGAACGTGACGGCCGCAGCGTCTATTACCGGGCCAACACGAAACACCCCCTCTTTCCCGAACTTTCCTCCATGGTACGCAAGATTACCGGTATCGACGAACTGGTCAGCTCCGTCATCGAACGCCTCGGCAGGCTGGAGGCGGCCTATCTCAGCGGGGACTACGCCCGGGGGCAGGACAGCGGGATCATCGACATGGTGCTCATCGGCGACATCGACCTCGAGCAGCTCGATGACGTCATCGTTAAGACCGAGCGGTACATCAAGCGAAAGATACGTACGTTAATTCTGCTCCAGAATGAGTTCGATCAGTTACTCGAAAAGGGCAGCCTGGGTCCGGTCATGAAACTCTGGGATAAAAAAACTCACGGAGAGCTATAG
- the asnB gene encoding asparagine synthase (glutamine-hydrolyzing) translates to MCGICGTAGFGDGATIRKMAASLTHRGPDDEGFFESRNPALFLANRRLSIIDVEGGKQPVYSEDRSITAVQNGEIYNFQELRRDLESKGHRFASRTDSEVIPHMYEEYGEDFPKHLDGMFAIALWDVRKRKLVLARDHVGIKPLYLWQRGRELAFASEVKAFTATGRFNAEMDLGSLHFLTNIRFIPGKRTLFKGVRMLPPATSLVWEEGASRELRYWQPPAKPDAAIRRPEECAEQTRTLLASAVNRQMVSDVPLGLYLSGGMDSSSLVAMAAASGHGKVKTYSLGFDEPTDELADSRLVAEKFGTDHHETTIGFDALSMMPLVTWHVEEPKENAIQLYLLSRYASQHVKVALSGLGGDELFGGYRIFDYARPMVFPERLVGRGLNRALLWPIRNLLTALTGNLGSMKWDLAKRGMDGAFSLGVPERWYPILRNMWEHDRRLFTSIYTPETQKKIQSGIEAFFEPFFKNSSQDIREDILRTEFRFKLVDDFLLNEDKTSMANSLEVRVPFLDRILVEFAFSIPAEVKFAGGELKTVLKSAMGGILPAKTLEKPKWGFTFDSFHQFQKDLQGLARMELTKEFIDDQGIFQYGFIKEVLDHPPHRWMRWHYFLIWLILGVKVWEDLFVNGKAPENCYGA, encoded by the coding sequence ATGTGCGGTATCTGCGGAACAGCAGGCTTCGGTGACGGAGCCACGATCAGGAAAATGGCGGCCAGCCTGACCCACCGGGGCCCGGATGACGAGGGTTTCTTCGAAAGCCGGAACCCGGCCCTTTTCCTGGCCAACCGGCGTCTGAGCATCATCGACGTGGAAGGGGGCAAGCAGCCTGTCTATTCCGAGGACCGGTCCATCACCGCCGTACAGAACGGGGAGATCTACAACTTCCAGGAACTCCGGAGGGATCTGGAATCGAAGGGGCACAGGTTCGCCAGCCGCACCGATTCAGAGGTCATTCCCCACATGTACGAAGAGTACGGGGAGGATTTCCCGAAGCATCTTGACGGGATGTTCGCCATCGCCCTATGGGATGTGCGGAAGAGAAAACTGGTACTGGCCAGGGACCACGTGGGGATCAAGCCTCTTTACCTGTGGCAAAGGGGAAGGGAGCTGGCTTTCGCCTCCGAGGTCAAGGCGTTCACGGCAACCGGACGCTTTAACGCTGAAATGGACCTCGGATCCCTTCACTTCCTCACTAACATCCGGTTCATCCCCGGTAAGCGCACCCTCTTCAAGGGAGTCCGGATGCTCCCTCCCGCCACCAGCCTCGTCTGGGAGGAAGGCGCCTCCAGGGAGTTGCGGTACTGGCAGCCGCCAGCCAAACCCGATGCAGCTATCAGAAGACCGGAAGAGTGCGCAGAGCAGACCCGGACTCTCCTCGCAAGCGCGGTCAACAGGCAGATGGTCAGCGACGTTCCCCTGGGGCTTTACCTCTCGGGGGGGATGGATTCGAGCTCCCTTGTTGCCATGGCGGCCGCCAGCGGTCATGGGAAGGTGAAAACCTACTCCCTGGGGTTCGATGAACCCACCGATGAACTGGCCGACTCCCGGCTGGTGGCGGAAAAGTTCGGAACGGACCATCACGAGACCACCATCGGTTTCGACGCCCTTTCCATGATGCCCCTTGTGACCTGGCACGTGGAAGAACCCAAGGAGAACGCCATCCAGCTCTATCTCCTTTCCCGGTACGCATCGCAGCACGTCAAGGTCGCGCTGTCAGGCCTTGGAGGAGATGAACTTTTCGGGGGCTACCGGATCTTCGATTACGCCCGTCCTATGGTTTTCCCGGAGCGCCTCGTCGGAAGGGGTCTTAACCGCGCCCTCCTCTGGCCCATTCGCAACCTCCTGACAGCCCTCACGGGAAACCTCGGCTCCATGAAGTGGGATCTTGCAAAAAGGGGGATGGATGGTGCCTTCTCCCTGGGAGTTCCCGAGCGATGGTACCCCATCCTCCGCAACATGTGGGAGCACGACCGGAGGCTCTTTACGTCCATCTACACGCCTGAAACCCAGAAAAAAATTCAGTCTGGTATTGAGGCATTTTTTGAGCCCTTTTTTAAAAATAGTTCGCAGGATATCCGTGAGGATATTCTGCGAACGGAATTTCGTTTCAAGTTGGTGGACGACTTCCTCCTCAACGAGGACAAGACCTCCATGGCAAACTCTCTGGAGGTAAGGGTGCCGTTCCTTGACAGGATACTCGTGGAATTCGCCTTCTCCATCCCGGCAGAGGTGAAGTTCGCCGGGGGGGAGCTCAAGACGGTCCTCAAATCCGCCATGGGGGGGATCCTCCCCGCGAAGACCCTGGAAAAACCCAAGTGGGGGTTCACCTTCGACTCTTTCCACCAGTTTCAGAAGGACCTCCAGGGGCTGGCCAGAATGGAGCTGACCAAAGAGTTTATCGATGACCAGGGGATCTTCCAGTACGGTTTCATCAAGGAAGTCCTCGACCATCCGCCCCATCGCTGGATGCGTTGGCACTACTTCCTGATCTGGTTGATCCTCGGTGTGAAAGTCTGGGAGGACCTTTTCGTAAACGGCAAGGCGCCGGAGAACTGCTATGGGGCCTGA